From Providencia sp. R33, a single genomic window includes:
- a CDS encoding bifunctional O-acetylhomoserine aminocarboxypropyltransferase/cysteine synthase — MKLETLSIHAGYSPDPTTKSVAVPIYQTTSYAFDDTQHGADLFDLKVAGNIYTRIMNPTNDVLEKRVAALEGGVAGLAVASGMAAITYAIQTIAQAGDNIVSVAKLYGGTYNLLAHALPRLGIETRFAEHDDLAALEALIDEKTRAVFCESISNPAGFIVDIAALAEVAHRHGVPLIVDNTVATPYLCRPFEHGADIVVHSLTKYIGGHGTSLGGMVIDSGKFPWTQYPNRFSLLIEPDVAYHGVSYTEHFGAAAFIARCRVAPLRGTGAALSPFNAFLILQGLETLALRMDRHTENALKVANFLEKHPQVEWVKYAGLPSNPEHALAQKYMNGKPASIMSFGIKGGQEAGARFIDALQLIVRLVNIGDAKSLACHPASTTHRQLNDAELAQAGVSRDMIRLSIGIEHIDDILADLEQALIAAK, encoded by the coding sequence ATGAAATTAGAAACATTATCGATTCACGCCGGCTACTCTCCAGACCCGACAACGAAGTCTGTCGCCGTTCCGATTTATCAAACCACCTCGTATGCTTTTGATGATACGCAACATGGCGCTGACCTGTTCGATTTAAAGGTCGCGGGTAATATTTACACGCGAATTATGAACCCGACCAATGATGTGTTGGAAAAACGTGTTGCTGCACTGGAAGGCGGTGTCGCAGGTCTAGCGGTTGCCTCTGGCATGGCAGCGATTACTTACGCGATTCAAACCATTGCTCAAGCTGGAGATAACATTGTTTCCGTTGCAAAACTGTATGGCGGAACCTATAACTTGTTAGCTCACGCTTTACCTCGCTTAGGCATCGAAACCCGTTTTGCTGAACATGATGATTTAGCCGCATTAGAAGCGTTGATTGATGAAAAAACCCGTGCGGTTTTTTGTGAGTCTATTTCGAACCCTGCTGGGTTTATCGTTGATATTGCTGCGTTGGCGGAAGTTGCCCACCGCCATGGTGTACCGCTAATTGTGGATAATACTGTTGCGACACCATATTTATGCCGACCTTTTGAACATGGTGCGGATATTGTTGTGCACTCATTGACTAAGTATATCGGTGGTCATGGCACATCACTGGGCGGTATGGTCATTGACTCAGGGAAATTCCCATGGACGCAATACCCAAATCGTTTCTCACTCTTGATTGAGCCAGATGTGGCCTACCATGGTGTGAGCTATACCGAACACTTTGGTGCAGCGGCCTTTATTGCCCGTTGCCGTGTCGCACCGTTACGCGGAACGGGGGCGGCGTTGTCACCATTTAATGCCTTCTTAATTTTACAAGGTTTAGAAACTCTAGCGCTAAGAATGGATAGACACACAGAAAATGCGCTAAAAGTGGCGAACTTCCTTGAAAAACACCCGCAAGTGGAATGGGTCAAATATGCAGGGCTACCAAGCAACCCAGAACACGCGTTAGCGCAAAAATACATGAATGGTAAACCCGCCAGTATCATGTCATTTGGTATTAAAGGTGGTCAGGAAGCGGGAGCACGCTTTATTGATGCGTTGCAACTGATTGTTCGACTAGTGAATATTGGTGATGCGAAGTCACTAGCTTGCCACCCCGCATCGACAACTCACCGCCAATTGAATGATGCAGAGCTTGCACAAGCAGGGGTTTCACGGGATATGATCCGCTTATCGATTGGGATTGAGCATATCGACGATATCCTCGCAGACCTTGAGCAAGCGTTAATTGCTGCAAAATAA
- the arnT gene encoding lipid IV(A) 4-amino-4-deoxy-L-arabinosyltransferase, which translates to MIMANNKIACLKWCLLFVFIVATYFLPLNGRLLWQPDELRYAEISRELIISYNWSVPELLDVRYFEKPIFGYWVGAVFQILFGENNVSVRLGVVFSTLISGLFVYLSAKMAWKNPRIAFNATFIYLSMLMVFTIGTYNILDPIVTAFITMVIFFFQWGLTTKRFSHQLLAYILLGVACGLGVLTKGFLVLVLPVLVCSIAGIYFKKFKEVFVFSFVSIFTAFLVCLPWAFVIASREPDFWRYFFWVEHIQRFMANNAQNKSPFWFYIPIMMAAVLPWLGYLFGALRQAWQQKGMHIYFLLWFLAPFVFFSITKGKLLTYILPCIAPVAILMAAYIEKILTEKRTLAIRANAVINMVIGGLAAGVIIASPYIPKFNLYQADESHKLWLAAGAFIFWLVVAAISMKQRFWYLAAVCTVAISLSVGHVIPNYVASNNTPQKLITKYYNQLENKSVLLTNNVGLGTALAWVLKRSDITMLHQTGELGYGLEYPDAANRFYSLGQLPALLESHQYKNVAVVVESSKHELIDALPGNPIIIREGNLVLAFYEG; encoded by the coding sequence ATGATTATGGCAAATAATAAAATTGCCTGCCTTAAGTGGTGCCTGCTATTTGTATTTATTGTTGCAACCTATTTTTTACCGTTAAACGGGCGGCTGTTGTGGCAACCCGATGAACTCCGTTATGCTGAAATTAGCCGTGAATTAATCATCAGTTATAATTGGAGTGTGCCAGAACTGCTGGATGTTCGTTATTTCGAAAAACCGATTTTTGGTTACTGGGTTGGCGCTGTTTTCCAAATTTTATTTGGTGAAAATAACGTTTCTGTTCGTCTTGGTGTTGTATTTAGTACACTAATCAGTGGATTATTTGTTTATCTTAGCGCCAAAATGGCGTGGAAGAACCCACGTATCGCCTTTAATGCTACGTTTATTTACCTCTCTATGTTGATGGTGTTTACCATTGGCACTTATAACATTCTTGACCCTATCGTGACCGCATTTATTACCATGGTCATTTTCTTTTTCCAATGGGGGCTGACCACTAAGCGGTTTTCTCATCAACTCTTAGCATATATTTTACTGGGGGTGGCTTGCGGTTTAGGGGTATTGACGAAAGGATTTTTAGTTTTAGTTTTACCCGTATTAGTGTGCTCGATTGCAGGGATTTATTTCAAAAAATTTAAAGAAGTCTTTGTTTTTTCATTTGTTTCTATTTTCACGGCTTTTTTGGTTTGCTTGCCATGGGCATTTGTGATTGCCAGCCGTGAACCTGATTTCTGGCGTTATTTCTTTTGGGTTGAACATATTCAACGGTTTATGGCAAATAACGCCCAAAACAAATCCCCATTTTGGTTTTATATTCCTATCATGATGGCGGCAGTCTTGCCGTGGTTAGGCTACTTATTTGGCGCTTTGCGTCAAGCATGGCAGCAAAAAGGGATGCATATCTATTTTTTATTATGGTTCCTTGCACCGTTTGTCTTTTTTAGTATCACGAAAGGCAAACTGCTTACCTATATCTTGCCGTGTATTGCACCCGTTGCGATCTTAATGGCAGCGTATATTGAAAAAATCCTAACAGAGAAAAGAACACTCGCTATCCGTGCAAACGCGGTGATCAATATGGTAATTGGTGGGCTTGCTGCGGGTGTAATTATTGCCTCGCCTTATATTCCTAAATTTAATCTTTATCAAGCTGATGAAAGTCATAAATTATGGCTGGCGGCAGGGGCATTTATTTTTTGGCTGGTAGTGGCTGCCATTTCCATGAAGCAGCGGTTTTGGTATTTAGCCGCGGTGTGTACAGTGGCTATTAGCTTAAGTGTGGGCCATGTGATCCCAAATTATGTGGCAAGCAATAATACACCTCAGAAGTTGATCACCAAGTATTACAATCAACTGGAAAATAAATCAGTATTATTGACCAACAATGTCGGTTTAGGCACGGCGCTGGCTTGGGTACTAAAACGCAGTGATATTACGATGTTGCATCAAACAGGGGAGTTAGGCTATGGGCTAGAATATCCTGATGCGGCAAACCGTTTTTACAGCTTAGGCCAATTACCTGCATTGTTGGAAAGTCATCAATACAAAAATGTGGCGGTGGTGGTAGAAAGTTCGAAACATGAACTGATTGATGCGCTTCCTGGCAACCCGATAATTATCCGCGAGGGTAATCTGGTTTTAGCCTTCTACGAAGGGTAA
- a CDS encoding MexW/MexI family multidrug efflux RND transporter permease subunit, protein MKFTDVFVRRPVLALVVSALIVLIGLFALSKLPIRQYPQLESATVTITTQYPGASAKLMQGFVTQPIAQAVSSVEGVDYLSSSSVQGSSLVTVRMELNRDSTQALTQVMAKVNQVRYKLPKEAYDPVIELSSGESTAVAYIGFSSTDLSIPALTDYISRVVEPMYSSIEGVAKVQVFGGQQLAMRLWLDADKLAGRGLSAADVAQAVRQNNYQAAPGKVKGEYVISNVYVNTDLTNVDEFRDLVIRNDGNGLVRLKDVGTIELGAASTETSGLMNGEPAIYLGLFATPTGNPLVIVDGMNKLMPDIDKTLPPGVKVEMAFETSRFIKASIDQVINTLVEALLIVIAVIYLCLGSIRSVIIPILAIPLSMLGAAALMMAFGFSINLLTLLAMVLAIGLVVDDAIVVVENVHRHIEEGKSPVLAALIGAREVAGPVIAMTITLAAVYAPIGLMSGLTGALFKEFALTLAGAVIVSGIVALTLSPVMSSFMLNSKQNEGRMARMAEKFFTTLAHYYTFLLNFSLKNRWITGVIAVAVFVSLPMLYQSAPRELAPVEDQSSVLTAIKSPQHANLEYVERFSRKLHDVFMELPETESTWIINGTDGPSASFGGTNLSSWEERDRPASAIQADLQGRVGDVEGNSIFVFQLPALPGSTGGLPIQMVLRSPQDYSVLYKTMEEIKQQARESGLFMVVDSDLDYNNPVVEVRINRSKANSLGIRMQDIGESLTLLVGENYINRFGMDGRSYDVIPQSMRSQRLTPEALSRHYVKAETGTMIPLSTVVDIHTQVEPNKLTQFNQQNAAIFQAIPAPGVTLGQAVAYLDNIANELPAGFSHDWQSDSRQYKQEGNTLAFAFMAALIIIYLVLAAQYESLVDPLIILITVPLSICGALIPLALGYATLNIYTQIGLVTLIGLISKHGILMVEFANELQANEGLDRRHAILKAAQIRLRPILMTTAAMVIGLVPLLFATGAGANSRFGLGLVIVTGMLVGTLFTLFVLPTIYSLLARNHSATALTPRRYELAEANRLIKETQETSQ, encoded by the coding sequence ATGAAATTTACGGATGTTTTTGTACGCCGCCCTGTTTTAGCCTTAGTGGTCAGTGCGTTAATTGTATTGATTGGTTTATTTGCCTTGAGCAAATTACCTATTCGCCAATATCCACAACTCGAAAGTGCTACAGTAACCATCACCACACAATACCCCGGTGCATCGGCAAAATTGATGCAAGGGTTTGTTACCCAACCTATCGCCCAAGCAGTTTCTTCGGTTGAAGGCGTCGATTATTTGTCATCATCTTCGGTACAAGGCAGCAGCCTTGTCACCGTGCGTATGGAATTAAACCGCGACTCAACCCAAGCCCTTACGCAAGTGATGGCAAAGGTGAACCAAGTGCGCTACAAGTTGCCGAAAGAAGCGTACGACCCTGTCATTGAGTTATCTTCTGGGGAATCAACGGCGGTTGCCTATATAGGGTTTTCAAGTACCGATTTATCCATTCCTGCGTTGACCGACTATATTTCTCGCGTGGTTGAGCCGATGTATTCCTCCATCGAAGGTGTCGCAAAGGTGCAAGTATTCGGTGGGCAACAACTCGCGATGCGCTTATGGCTTGATGCTGACAAACTGGCAGGGCGCGGGCTTTCAGCGGCCGATGTGGCACAAGCCGTTCGCCAAAATAACTACCAAGCCGCACCAGGTAAAGTCAAAGGCGAGTATGTCATTTCTAATGTCTATGTGAATACCGACTTAACCAATGTGGATGAGTTCCGCGATTTGGTGATCCGCAACGATGGCAATGGGCTAGTTCGTTTAAAAGATGTGGGAACCATTGAGCTAGGAGCTGCCTCGACAGAAACCAGTGGTTTAATGAATGGTGAGCCCGCGATTTACCTTGGCTTATTTGCCACCCCAACGGGTAACCCGCTAGTCATTGTTGATGGCATGAATAAATTAATGCCAGATATTGATAAAACACTGCCACCTGGCGTAAAAGTGGAGATGGCCTTTGAAACTTCACGGTTTATTAAGGCCTCTATTGACCAAGTTATCAATACGTTAGTCGAAGCTTTGCTGATTGTTATTGCCGTGATTTACCTGTGTTTAGGCTCGATTCGCAGCGTTATTATTCCTATCTTAGCGATCCCGTTGTCCATGTTGGGTGCCGCAGCTCTCATGATGGCTTTTGGCTTTAGTATCAACCTATTAACTTTGTTAGCCATGGTCTTGGCAATTGGGTTAGTGGTCGATGATGCTATCGTAGTAGTAGAAAACGTCCATCGCCATATCGAAGAAGGTAAATCCCCTGTATTAGCCGCCTTAATTGGTGCCCGAGAAGTGGCAGGGCCCGTGATCGCCATGACCATTACCTTAGCTGCTGTTTATGCGCCGATTGGTTTGATGTCTGGCCTAACGGGCGCGCTATTTAAAGAATTCGCCCTAACCCTTGCAGGTGCAGTGATTGTTTCTGGTATCGTGGCATTGACCCTTTCCCCTGTCATGAGCTCCTTTATGCTGAACTCAAAACAGAATGAAGGCCGCATGGCACGTATGGCGGAAAAATTCTTCACCACACTGGCACACTATTACACCTTTTTATTGAATTTTTCGTTAAAAAACCGTTGGATAACGGGTGTAATTGCCGTGGCAGTATTTGTCAGCTTGCCCATGCTTTACCAATCCGCCCCACGCGAATTGGCCCCTGTTGAAGACCAATCGAGCGTGTTAACCGCGATTAAATCCCCACAACATGCCAACCTTGAGTATGTCGAACGGTTTTCTCGTAAATTGCATGATGTTTTCATGGAATTACCTGAGACCGAAAGTACGTGGATTATTAACGGAACTGATGGCCCTTCCGCCAGTTTTGGGGGAACCAACTTGTCTTCTTGGGAAGAACGGGATAGACCCGCTTCTGCCATTCAAGCGGATTTACAAGGGCGTGTTGGCGATGTCGAGGGAAACAGTATTTTTGTTTTCCAATTACCTGCATTACCCGGTTCCACTGGGGGATTACCGATTCAGATGGTGCTACGAAGCCCGCAAGATTACTCGGTGCTGTATAAAACTATGGAGGAAATCAAGCAACAAGCACGAGAAAGCGGCTTATTTATGGTCGTGGACAGTGACCTCGACTATAACAACCCTGTGGTTGAAGTACGAATTAACCGCTCCAAAGCCAATAGCTTAGGCATTCGCATGCAAGATATTGGTGAATCCTTGACCTTATTAGTCGGCGAAAACTACATTAACCGCTTTGGGATGGATGGCCGTTCTTACGATGTGATCCCACAAAGTATGCGTAGTCAGCGATTGACACCTGAAGCGCTTTCCCGCCACTATGTGAAAGCCGAAACAGGCACGATGATCCCGTTGTCTACGGTCGTGGATATCCATACGCAGGTTGAACCGAACAAACTGACGCAATTTAACCAACAAAATGCAGCAATTTTCCAAGCTATTCCGGCCCCTGGCGTAACATTGGGGCAGGCCGTCGCTTACCTTGATAACATAGCCAATGAACTACCAGCCGGCTTTAGCCATGACTGGCAATCCGATTCGCGCCAATATAAACAAGAAGGTAACACCCTCGCCTTTGCCTTTATGGCGGCGCTCATCATTATTTATTTAGTGCTCGCAGCGCAATATGAAAGTTTGGTCGACCCGCTGATCATTCTTATTACCGTCCCATTGTCGATTTGCGGGGCGCTAATCCCTCTCGCCTTGGGGTATGCCACATTGAATATTTATACCCAAATCGGCCTTGTCACCTTGATAGGCTTAATCAGTAAGCATGGAATATTGATGGTGGAATTTGCTAATGAATTACAGGCAAATGAAGGATTAGACCGCCGTCATGCCATTTTAAAAGCAGCGCAAATTCGTTTACGCCCAATTTTGATGACGACAGCGGCGATGGTGATTGGCTTAGTTCCATTGTTATTCGCCACGGGAGCTGGTGCAAATAGCCGCTTTGGCCTCGGATTAGTCATTGTCACTGGGATGTTAGTGGGAACACTGTTTACACTGTTTGTTTTGCCAACCATTTATTCATTATTAGCCCGTAATCACAGTGCTACTGCATTGACACCAAGGCGTTATGAGCTTGCTGAAGCTAATCGCCTGATCAAAGAAACTCAGGAGACTTCACAATGA
- a CDS encoding efflux RND transporter periplasmic adaptor subunit, producing MSKKTIITLCTILIAAGGGSAIYSTYAQNDEGEKAAYNYPPTKVALASVNLDTAPRTFYGVGELEAGSQVQVAAETNGRITKIAFESGQQVKKGQILVQLNDAVEQADLSRYQAQMRNAARLYQRTSSLSAQHLVAEAQVDSTRAERDIAQGLIRQTQALIAQKTIRAPFDGTIGIRQVHEGQYLTPGETIASLVDTKTLKLNFSLDEQASPELHQGQVVDVTVDAYPNKTFPARITAIDPLIGKSRTVALQATLENSDGTLKAGMYANVNVVRQASNEVLTIPETAVTYTAYGDTVFIIEGEGDAMTVKRVSVKTGQRWDGKIEIEHGLSANDKVVTSGQLRLNNGSAVTPVAQDTLSEPATQTEQGS from the coding sequence ATGAGTAAAAAAACAATAATCACACTGTGTACTATTTTGATCGCAGCAGGGGGCGGTAGCGCCATTTATTCGACTTACGCACAAAATGATGAAGGAGAAAAAGCCGCTTACAATTACCCACCAACCAAAGTTGCTCTTGCTTCGGTCAATTTAGATACCGCGCCACGAACGTTTTATGGTGTCGGGGAATTGGAAGCGGGTAGCCAAGTGCAGGTGGCCGCAGAAACAAATGGCCGCATTACCAAAATTGCCTTTGAATCTGGCCAGCAGGTTAAAAAAGGCCAAATTTTAGTGCAGCTCAATGATGCAGTGGAGCAAGCCGATTTATCTCGCTACCAAGCGCAAATGCGCAATGCGGCACGCTTGTACCAAAGAACAAGTTCGTTATCCGCGCAACATTTAGTGGCGGAAGCGCAAGTCGATAGCACACGTGCAGAACGCGATATTGCCCAAGGGCTCATTCGCCAAACTCAAGCACTCATTGCGCAAAAAACCATTCGCGCGCCTTTTGATGGCACGATTGGTATTCGCCAAGTGCATGAAGGGCAGTATTTAACCCCCGGTGAAACCATTGCAAGTTTGGTCGATACCAAAACATTAAAGCTGAATTTCTCATTAGATGAGCAAGCGTCCCCAGAGTTGCACCAAGGACAAGTGGTTGATGTTACGGTGGATGCCTACCCAAATAAAACCTTCCCTGCTCGCATCACCGCTATTGACCCACTCATTGGTAAGTCACGTACCGTTGCGCTGCAAGCAACATTAGAAAATAGCGATGGCACCCTCAAAGCAGGCATGTATGCCAACGTGAATGTGGTTCGCCAAGCCAGTAATGAAGTACTCACTATCCCTGAAACGGCGGTCACTTACACCGCTTACGGGGACACTGTCTTTATTATAGAAGGCGAAGGCGATGCCATGACCGTCAAGCGTGTTTCCGTCAAAACAGGCCAACGTTGGGATGGCAAAATTGAAATTGAACATGGGTTAAGCGCTAACGATAAAGTGGTCACATCAGGCCAGTTACGCCTCAATAATGGCTCTGCGGTGACGCCAGTTGCGCAAGATACGTTGTCTGAACCCGCGACACAGACTGAACAAGGTTCATAA
- a CDS encoding DoxX family protein, translated as MPLVIAKMLESNSLWFIARLLILVLFISSGLAKLLNYENSLAEMRAAGLHPDWFFNIASAAVMLIGSVLVLLNRLLWLATGALAVFLFLTIVIVHTFWSYTGEQAQIAMFWAIEHIAVIGGLMAVAIAGHFRRLYFVLKTQK; from the coding sequence ATGCCATTGGTGATCGCCAAAATGTTAGAAAGCAATAGCTTATGGTTTATTGCTCGCTTACTAATCTTGGTTTTATTTATTTCATCTGGGTTAGCCAAATTGCTTAACTATGAAAATAGTCTCGCAGAAATGCGTGCGGCTGGCCTGCATCCAGATTGGTTCTTCAATATTGCCTCTGCCGCCGTGATGCTGATTGGTTCGGTTCTCGTGTTACTTAACCGCTTGTTATGGCTTGCAACTGGGGCGCTTGCCGTCTTTTTGTTTCTCACCATTGTGATTGTGCACACTTTTTGGAGTTACACGGGGGAGCAAGCACAAATCGCCATGTTTTGGGCTATTGAACATATTGCCGTCATTGGTGGGTTAATGGCGGTGGCAATTGCAGGGCATTTTCGCCGTCTTTATTTCGTGCTGAAAACGCAGAAATAG
- the soxR gene encoding redox-sensitive transcriptional activator SoxR, with translation MADKDTKAIKPHKNGEINIDPTRALTVGEVAKRAGVAVSTVHFYESKGLIQSTRTHGNQRRFPTVVLRYIAIIKVAQSTGIPLQEIQEALGRFPANSALTSEQWKEMSTQWRVSLDKRIRQLTRLRNELDNCIGCGCLSLSDCPLRNPDDVLGKKGPGARILERP, from the coding sequence ATGGCAGATAAAGACACAAAAGCGATAAAACCCCACAAAAATGGGGAAATAAATATTGATCCTACAAGGGCTTTAACCGTCGGTGAGGTGGCTAAACGAGCAGGTGTAGCGGTTTCAACCGTACATTTTTATGAGTCAAAAGGGCTCATTCAGAGTACCCGTACACACGGTAATCAGCGACGGTTTCCCACAGTTGTTTTACGTTATATTGCCATTATTAAAGTCGCGCAAAGTACAGGTATTCCATTACAAGAAATCCAAGAGGCATTAGGCCGCTTCCCAGCAAATAGCGCGCTGACATCGGAACAGTGGAAAGAGATGTCCACCCAATGGCGTGTTTCGTTAGATAAACGTATTCGGCAGCTTACGCGTTTACGTAATGAATTGGATAACTGCATTGGTTGCGGCTGCTTATCGTTAAGTGATTGCCCGTTACGTAACCCTGATGACGTATTAGGGAAAAAAGGCCCGGGCGCCCGAATTTTAGAGCGGCCTTAA
- a CDS encoding SDR family oxidoreductase gives MKGLNNKIAIVTGGATKIGATVAKVLSSYGVKVTIFDIDAANGEKVAQSEPNIDFLPVDITDDQQLKQGIDRVAQKYGQLDFLVNLAATYLDEGQSSSRQDWLTALNINVVSAVMAAQFAKTHFVKAGKGAIVNFTSISSSVAQTGRWLYPASKATMLEVTRSQAMDYADDGIRVNSVSPGWTWSRVMDEITGGDRQKTDRVAADYHLLKRVGDPEEVAQVVAFLLSDLASFVTGADYAVDGGYSAMGPEQAKPAIPRLAQ, from the coding sequence ATGAAAGGTTTGAATAACAAAATTGCAATTGTGACTGGGGGCGCGACCAAAATCGGTGCAACAGTGGCAAAAGTGCTGAGCAGTTATGGTGTTAAAGTCACTATTTTTGATATTGACGCCGCCAATGGTGAAAAAGTCGCACAAAGTGAGCCAAATATTGATTTCTTACCTGTGGATATCACTGACGACCAACAACTTAAACAGGGTATTGACCGTGTTGCGCAAAAGTATGGGCAACTCGATTTTTTGGTTAATCTGGCCGCAACTTACCTTGACGAAGGCCAGTCATCTTCACGGCAAGACTGGCTAACTGCGTTAAATATCAACGTGGTGAGTGCTGTTATGGCTGCGCAATTTGCTAAAACACACTTTGTGAAAGCGGGTAAAGGTGCCATCGTCAACTTTACCAGCATTTCGTCTTCAGTTGCCCAAACGGGTCGTTGGCTCTACCCCGCATCTAAAGCCACCATGTTGGAAGTCACTCGCAGCCAAGCGATGGATTATGCCGATGACGGTATTCGTGTGAATTCTGTTTCCCCCGGTTGGACATGGTCCCGTGTGATGGATGAAATCACCGGTGGTGACCGCCAAAAAACAGACCGTGTTGCCGCGGATTATCACTTACTAAAACGCGTGGGCGACCCTGAAGAGGTGGCTCAAGTTGTTGCGTTCCTTCTTTCTGATCTGGCGAGTTTCGTGACTGGCGCAGATTACGCTGTTGATGGCGGTTACTCCGCTATGGGGCCTGAACAGGCTAAACCTGCAATTCCCCGTCTTGCACAATAA
- a CDS encoding styrene monooxygenase/indole monooxygenase family protein, translating into MRRIAIVGGGQAGMPLALGLLDKGYEVTVATNRTPDDVKNGRVMSSQCMFDISLQFERDLGINFWEDKCPPVEGIGFTVPHPEKAGEKAISWRSRLDNYAQAVDQRIKMPYWMELFAARGGNLRIEDVGVAELERLAETHDLVVLAGGKGEIVKLLERDETRSPYDKPQRALALTYVHGMLPTPEYSQVSFNLIPGVGEYFVFPSLTNSGDCHIMVFEGIPGGPMDQWGEARTPQEHLAYSKKILNTYLPWEADRCRNIELTDDNGILAGRFAPTVRKPVLTLPSGKIVFGLGDALVTNDPLTGQGSNNATKACKVYYDAILAHGDKPYTAQWMNDTFEQFWKYGRHVVEWTNSLLAPPEPHILHLLGAAQQLPSLAHTIANAFNYPPVLFPWWKDSAACEAYIQSQMMEEARA; encoded by the coding sequence ATGCGTCGTATTGCTATCGTAGGTGGTGGTCAAGCGGGTATGCCGTTGGCTTTAGGTCTGTTAGATAAAGGCTATGAAGTGACTGTTGCCACAAACCGCACTCCGGATGATGTTAAAAATGGCCGCGTGATGTCGAGCCAATGCATGTTTGATATTTCGCTGCAATTTGAGCGTGATTTAGGGATTAACTTTTGGGAAGACAAATGCCCGCCTGTTGAAGGCATTGGTTTTACTGTTCCTCATCCTGAAAAAGCGGGTGAAAAAGCGATTTCTTGGCGTTCGCGCCTAGATAACTATGCGCAAGCTGTCGATCAGCGCATCAAAATGCCGTATTGGATGGAGCTGTTTGCGGCACGTGGTGGCAATTTGCGTATTGAAGATGTTGGTGTTGCAGAGCTGGAGCGTTTGGCAGAAACCCATGACCTTGTTGTGCTGGCGGGTGGCAAAGGGGAAATTGTTAAGCTGCTTGAGCGCGATGAAACACGCTCGCCATATGATAAACCTCAACGCGCCTTGGCACTGACGTATGTACACGGCATGTTGCCAACCCCTGAATACTCCCAAGTGTCGTTTAACTTGATCCCCGGTGTTGGTGAGTACTTTGTGTTCCCATCCCTGACCAACAGCGGTGATTGCCACATTATGGTTTTTGAAGGTATTCCAGGCGGCCCAATGGATCAGTGGGGCGAGGCTCGTACTCCGCAAGAGCATTTGGCATACAGTAAAAAAATCCTCAACACCTATCTACCTTGGGAAGCGGATCGTTGTCGTAATATCGAACTAACGGATGATAACGGCATCTTAGCAGGGCGCTTTGCACCAACAGTGCGCAAGCCTGTATTAACGCTGCCATCAGGTAAAATTGTTTTTGGTTTAGGGGATGCGTTAGTGACGAACGACCCATTAACAGGGCAAGGTTCGAACAACGCGACCAAGGCTTGCAAAGTTTACTATGACGCGATTTTAGCCCATGGTGATAAACCGTATACCGCCCAGTGGATGAACGACACTTTCGAACAGTTCTGGAAATATGGTCGCCATGTTGTGGAATGGACAAACTCATTATTAGCGCCACCAGAGCCACATATTCTGCATCTGTTAGGTGCAGCCCAGCAATTGCCATCCCTCGCACACACCATTGCGAACGCCTTTAACTACCCGCCAGTGCTGTTCCCATGGTGGAAAGATAGTGCGGCATGTGAGGCCTATATTCAATCACAAATGATGGAAGAAGCCCGCGCTTAA
- a CDS encoding flavin reductase family protein, whose protein sequence is MSMIAEDTFMCEREWGHTEFESKTLRNLLGCYPTGVAIVTTRTADGRDVGLTINSFASLSLDPPLVLWSLVNHSPNLAVFRDCAHFTINILGHGHQELAMRFANPRIENKFEDVATHLTPEGVPALHGAIATLVCENHKQDTIGDHLLMVGHVRRIGSETGKPLVFHGGGFTALHESPLA, encoded by the coding sequence ATGTCTATGATTGCAGAGGATACATTCATGTGCGAAAGGGAATGGGGTCATACCGAATTTGAATCTAAAACCTTGCGCAACTTGCTCGGGTGCTACCCAACAGGGGTCGCAATCGTGACAACACGCACCGCAGATGGCCGTGATGTGGGGTTAACCATTAACTCGTTTGCGTCGTTATCACTCGACCCGCCATTGGTTTTATGGAGTTTAGTGAATCATTCACCAAACTTAGCGGTATTTCGTGATTGCGCACATTTCACCATCAATATCTTAGGACACGGGCACCAAGAACTTGCTATGCGCTTTGCGAATCCACGCATAGAAAACAAGTTTGAAGATGTGGCTACCCATTTAACTCCTGAAGGCGTGCCTGCTCTGCATGGTGCTATTGCCACATTGGTTTGTGAAAACCATAAGCAAGACACCATCGGCGACCACTTATTGATGGTGGGGCATGTGCGTCGCATTGGCAGTGAAACAGGGAAACCGTTAGTGTTCCATGGCGGTGGCTTTACCGCTTTACATGAATCGCCATTGGCGTAG